From a single Dehalococcoidia bacterium genomic region:
- a CDS encoding TetR/AcrR family transcriptional regulator, producing the protein MRARSARATLGQRRRIHKETNKRRALLEAAYRVFRERGYLEATVSDIIREAGVSRATFYAYFSDKDDIFMALYLETMADLRRRMGLPGARGERREPHPVDPQFLRSVVQKRIALYFSFWEQEQRLMEGAMVLQSISPETGAKMLETEFLSEREVARWLQQDKEAGLLGDVEPAVAVEALVSMIAWLAFRYFVLKSVNIRDLTIEQLAEQLTNVWFDGVYRCGATTKPE; encoded by the coding sequence GTGAGAGCACGTTCGGCCCGCGCAACCTTAGGGCAGCGTCGGCGGATCCACAAGGAGACCAACAAGCGGCGGGCCCTCCTCGAGGCCGCCTATCGCGTCTTCCGCGAGCGGGGCTACCTGGAGGCGACCGTCAGCGACATCATTCGCGAGGCAGGGGTCTCCCGCGCTACTTTCTATGCGTACTTCAGCGACAAAGACGACATATTTATGGCCCTCTATCTGGAGACTATGGCCGACCTGCGCCGCCGTATGGGCCTGCCAGGGGCGCGGGGAGAGAGGCGAGAGCCGCACCCTGTGGATCCCCAGTTTCTACGCAGCGTCGTGCAGAAGCGCATCGCCCTCTACTTCTCCTTCTGGGAGCAGGAGCAGCGGCTGATGGAAGGCGCCATGGTCCTTCAGTCCATCTCCCCCGAGACCGGCGCCAAGATGCTGGAGACGGAGTTCCTCTCGGAGCGAGAAGTGGCACGGTGGCTCCAGCAGGACAAGGAGGCCGGGCTGCTGGGAGACGTGGAGCCAGCGGTGGCAGTGGAGGCTCTCGTGTCCATGATAGCGTGGCTGGCCTTCCGCTACTTCGTCCTCAAGTCCGTCAACATTCGTGACCTAACCATCGAGCAGCTAGCCGAGCAGTTGACCAACGTGTGGTTCGACGGCGTTTACCGCTGCGGTGCCACGACGAAGCCCGAATAG
- a CDS encoding LLM class F420-dependent oxidoreductase — MRIGLFMLANRDVPTMVERIVKAEEEGFDGVWFGQVLGPDVMTLLALAGPRTSRIELGTSVVPVQLRHPVFMAQQALTVNAACNGRLALGLGPSHRVVVEGSWGLSYDRAAAYMREYLSILRPLVHEGRAQFQGQFFRVNVSFQVTGASPFPLLISALGPVMLRLAGEMAEGTITWMTGPRALEAHVIPRITKAAEAAGRPRPRIVVGLPIALASDAEAARQRAAQMFQFYGQLPSYRRMLDLEGVQEPQDVAIVGNEQQVEAQLRRLADIGVTDFLASVFPGGDGDDAQSMARTREFLRSLLGKL, encoded by the coding sequence ATGCGCATCGGCCTCTTCATGCTCGCCAATCGCGATGTTCCCACCATGGTGGAGCGCATCGTCAAGGCCGAGGAGGAGGGTTTCGACGGGGTCTGGTTCGGCCAGGTCCTGGGCCCGGACGTCATGACCCTGCTGGCCCTGGCCGGCCCGCGCACCAGCCGCATCGAGCTGGGCACATCGGTGGTGCCCGTGCAGCTGCGTCACCCGGTGTTCATGGCCCAGCAGGCCCTGACCGTCAACGCTGCTTGCAACGGCCGACTGGCCCTCGGTCTGGGACCCTCCCACCGGGTTGTAGTGGAAGGCTCCTGGGGCCTCAGCTACGACCGCGCCGCGGCCTACATGCGCGAATACCTGTCGATCCTTCGTCCCCTGGTGCACGAGGGCCGCGCGCAGTTCCAGGGCCAGTTCTTCCGGGTCAACGTCTCCTTCCAGGTGACGGGTGCCAGCCCCTTCCCCCTTCTCATCAGCGCCCTTGGCCCCGTGATGCTGCGACTGGCAGGCGAGATGGCGGAAGGCACTATCACCTGGATGACGGGCCCCCGCGCCCTGGAGGCTCATGTGATACCCCGCATCACCAAGGCGGCCGAGGCGGCGGGGCGTCCCCGGCCGCGTATCGTGGTGGGCCTGCCCATAGCCCTGGCCAGCGACGCCGAGGCAGCCCGCCAGCGGGCGGCCCAGATGTTCCAGTTCTACGGCCAGCTGCCCAGCTACCGTCGCATGCTGGACCTGGAAGGAGTGCAGGAGCCCCAGGACGTGGCCATCGTCGGCAACGAGCAGCAAGTAGAGGCCCAGTTGCGGCGCCTGGCCGATATCGGCGTGACCGACTTCCTGGCCTCCGTCTTCCCCGGCGGCGACGGCGATGATGCCCAGTCCATGGCCCGCACGCGAGAGTTCCTGCGCTCCCTGTTAGGCAAGCTCTGA
- the aroQ gene encoding type II 3-dehydroquinate dehydratase, producing MRIVVINGPNLNLLGRRQPEVYGTTTLAEIQERLAQRGQELGVEVACFQTNHEGEMVELVQREGERADGIIINPGALTHYSYAVRDALEAVGRPVVEVHLSNIHAREGFRRRSVVAPVALGQVSGLGWRGYLIALEALVGILREGGR from the coding sequence GTGCGGATCGTGGTCATCAACGGCCCCAACCTGAACCTGCTGGGCCGCCGCCAGCCCGAGGTGTACGGCACCACCACCCTGGCGGAAATCCAAGAGCGCCTGGCCCAACGGGGGCAGGAGCTGGGGGTAGAGGTGGCCTGCTTCCAGACCAACCACGAGGGGGAGATGGTGGAGCTGGTCCAGCGGGAGGGGGAACGGGCCGACGGCATCATCATCAACCCGGGCGCCCTCACCCACTACTCCTACGCCGTTCGCGACGCCCTGGAGGCAGTGGGGCGCCCGGTGGTGGAGGTCCACCTGTCCAACATCCACGCCCGCGAGGGGTTCCGGCGGCGGTCGGTGGTGGCGCCGGTAGCCCTGGGCCAGGTCTCGGGCCTGGGGTGGCGCGGCTACCTGATCGCCCTGGAGGCCCTGGTGGGCATCCTGCGCGAGGGGGGAAGATGA
- a CDS encoding Xaa-Pro peptidase family protein yields the protein MNRRVQRLREAMAAAELDALLVGSPVEDIFKTYGANRRYLSGFTGSVGWLLVGMETAFIAVDFRYFEQAQRQSPDFTLFKAVGAMDVWFPKLVEEAGLEGKRIGYEPHNLTVAALQTLQKAVRDMPAASRPQLVPAPPLVEELRAIKDPEELAALERAVALADEAFMAVARRLEPGWTEAQVAWEIEKYAREHGAEGLAFPTIVAAGEWAAMPHAYPRERPIQEGEPIVIDMGVRVDGYCSDLTRTIVLGQPDDRLRRVYDIVLAAQLTAEELVRPGMTGEEAHLLAHNVIAEAGYGEQFGHGLGHGVGLLVHEAPRLARRSQDELKPGMTFTIEPGIYIPGWGGVRIEDIVVMEESGVRVLSAAPKLLQL from the coding sequence ATGAACCGGCGCGTCCAGAGGCTGCGGGAGGCCATGGCGGCAGCGGAGCTGGACGCCCTGCTGGTGGGCAGCCCCGTGGAGGACATCTTCAAGACCTACGGCGCCAACCGTCGCTACCTCTCGGGGTTCACCGGCTCCGTCGGCTGGCTGCTGGTGGGCATGGAAACGGCCTTCATCGCCGTGGACTTCCGCTACTTCGAGCAGGCCCAGCGTCAGTCCCCCGACTTCACCCTTTTCAAGGCAGTGGGGGCCATGGACGTCTGGTTCCCCAAGCTGGTGGAGGAGGCAGGGCTGGAGGGCAAGCGCATCGGCTACGAGCCTCACAACCTCACAGTGGCCGCCCTGCAAACGCTGCAGAAGGCGGTGCGGGACATGCCCGCCGCCTCCCGGCCACAGCTGGTGCCGGCCCCACCGCTGGTGGAGGAGCTGCGGGCCATCAAGGACCCCGAGGAGCTTGCGGCCCTGGAACGGGCGGTGGCCCTGGCCGATGAGGCCTTCATGGCCGTGGCCCGTCGACTGGAGCCGGGCTGGACCGAGGCCCAGGTGGCCTGGGAGATCGAAAAATACGCCCGCGAACACGGGGCCGAGGGCCTCGCCTTCCCCACCATCGTGGCGGCGGGGGAGTGGGCAGCCATGCCCCACGCCTATCCCAGGGAACGGCCCATCCAGGAGGGCGAGCCCATCGTCATCGACATGGGAGTGCGGGTGGACGGCTACTGCTCCGACCTGACCCGCACCATAGTCCTCGGCCAGCCCGATGACCGCCTGCGCCGGGTCTACGATATAGTCCTGGCCGCCCAGCTCACGGCCGAAGAGCTGGTGCGACCGGGCATGACGGGCGAGGAGGCCCACCTTCTCGCCCACAACGTCATCGCCGAGGCCGGCTACGGGGAGCAGTTCGGCCACGGCCTGGGGCACGGCGTGGGCCTGCTGGTGCATGAGGCGCCGCGACTGGCCAGGCGATCCCAGGACGAGCTGAAGCCGGGCATGACCTTCACTATCGAGCCCGGCATCTACATCCCCGGCTGGGGCGGGGTGCGGATCGAGGACATCGTGGTCATGGAGGAATCGGGCGTTCGCGTCCTCTCGGCCGCCCCCAAGCTGCTCCAGCTCTGA
- the efp gene encoding elongation factor P has translation MVETGDLKRGMTIELDGTLYRVLDFQHLKLGRGTAQVRLKLRDIKGGHIIERTVQAGTRFPLARVVRQPAQFLYRDGDLFYFMNTETYDQMAANAEVLGDAVNYLTEGTACELQVYDDQVVGVELPASVELTVAETEPWIKGDTAQGGTKPARLETGLVVQVPLHIATGDRIRVDTRTGEYLGKAS, from the coding sequence ATGGTCGAGACGGGAGACCTGAAGCGAGGCATGACCATCGAGCTCGATGGCACCCTCTACCGGGTGCTGGACTTCCAGCACCTGAAGCTGGGCAGGGGCACGGCGCAGGTGCGACTGAAGCTCAGGGACATCAAGGGGGGCCACATCATCGAGCGCACCGTGCAGGCCGGCACTCGCTTCCCGCTGGCCAGGGTGGTGCGTCAGCCGGCCCAATTCCTCTACCGGGACGGCGACCTCTTCTACTTCATGAACACCGAGACCTACGACCAGATGGCGGCCAACGCCGAGGTGCTGGGCGACGCCGTCAATTATCTGACGGAGGGAACCGCCTGCGAGCTGCAGGTCTACGACGACCAGGTGGTGGGGGTGGAGCTGCCCGCCTCCGTAGAGCTGACAGTGGCCGAGACGGAGCCGTGGATCAAGGGAGACACGGCCCAGGGAGGCACCAAGCCGGCCCGCCTGGAGACAGGCCTGGTCGTCCAGGTGCCGCTGCACATAGCCACTGGCGACCGCATCCGCGTCGACACCCGCACCGGCGAATACCTGGGCAAGGCCAGCTAG
- a CDS encoding xanthine dehydrogenase family protein molybdopterin-binding subunit has protein sequence MSVSRRVIGARIKRNEDVPLITGRATFVDDLHLPDTLHLTFVRSPLAHAKVLSIDASRAAALTGVVDVLTGQETKALSAPLPTSMTIPGLRVPEHHLLALERVRFVGEPVAVVLSVDPYVGRDAAELVRVDYEPLPAVVDPEKALEPGAPVLHPEFGDNVAYRLPLGSLGGDIEAAFGEAHVIVRQRMENQRLIPNSMEPRGVVASYDRAEGRLVVWLSTQAPHLMRSQFASLLGLPEHRIRVIAPCVGGAFGAKLNPYPEEVLAAALALRLGRPVKWTETRSEHMVATSHGRGQVAYLEMGARRDGTITGIRARIIADLGAYLHILTAVGPLQTATMLTGCYRIPVVYLDVVGVFTNKTPVDPYRGFGRAEAAYYLERLMDMLARELGMDPVELRRRNFIPADAFPHATPTGHVLDSASSEESLARALELLDYGRLRAQQEKWRRQGRYVGVGIATYLWRAGFPSVAIPPGLDLIKGGWETATVRVDPSGGVTVLTGVSPHGQGLETTLAQIAADVLGVSPADVRVLHGDTDLINYGMGTMGSRSLTVGGSAVLLAARALREKMAQIAARMLEADPSDLVFEDGRVSVSGFAERGVSFKELAARAYRGLDLPPGVGPGLEATAYFDPPNFSSPNGTHVCVAEVDPETGRVRILRYIAVDDCGRVVNPMVVEGQLHGGVAQGIGQALLESAQYDDDGQVLSSSFMGYPLPRARDVPPVEVHLLEGQTAINPLGARGVGEGGAVAAPPALVNAVVDALAPLGVRHIDMPLLPEKVLQAIRDAGQR, from the coding sequence GTGAGCGTCAGCCGCAGGGTCATCGGCGCCAGGATCAAGCGCAACGAGGATGTGCCCCTCATAACCGGCAGGGCGACTTTCGTCGATGACCTGCACCTGCCCGACACGCTCCATCTCACCTTCGTGCGGAGCCCGCTGGCCCATGCCAAAGTGCTGAGCATAGATGCCTCCAGGGCTGCGGCGCTGACCGGGGTGGTGGACGTTTTGACGGGCCAGGAGACGAAGGCCCTGAGCGCCCCTCTCCCCACCAGCATGACCATCCCCGGCCTCAGGGTGCCCGAACACCACCTCCTGGCGCTGGAGCGGGTGCGTTTCGTGGGGGAGCCGGTGGCCGTCGTCCTCTCCGTCGACCCTTATGTGGGGCGGGACGCGGCCGAGCTGGTACGGGTGGACTACGAGCCTCTGCCGGCCGTGGTGGACCCGGAGAAGGCGCTGGAGCCGGGGGCTCCGGTCCTGCACCCCGAGTTCGGTGACAACGTGGCCTATCGCCTGCCGTTGGGGTCGCTGGGCGGCGACATCGAGGCCGCCTTCGGGGAGGCCCACGTCATCGTGAGACAGCGTATGGAGAACCAGCGCCTCATCCCCAACTCCATGGAGCCAAGAGGCGTGGTGGCCAGTTACGACCGGGCCGAGGGACGGCTGGTGGTGTGGCTCTCCACCCAGGCGCCCCATCTGATGCGCAGTCAGTTCGCATCGCTCCTGGGACTGCCGGAGCACAGAATACGGGTCATCGCCCCCTGTGTGGGAGGAGCCTTCGGGGCCAAGCTCAACCCTTATCCGGAGGAGGTGCTGGCGGCGGCCCTGGCCCTCCGGCTGGGACGCCCCGTCAAGTGGACCGAGACCCGCAGCGAACACATGGTGGCCACCAGCCACGGGCGCGGACAGGTGGCCTATCTGGAGATGGGCGCCAGGCGCGACGGCACCATCACCGGCATCAGGGCGCGCATCATCGCTGATCTGGGAGCATATCTGCACATCCTTACCGCCGTCGGCCCTCTGCAGACGGCCACGATGCTCACGGGCTGCTATCGCATACCGGTGGTCTACCTGGACGTGGTGGGGGTCTTCACCAACAAGACGCCAGTGGACCCCTACCGCGGGTTCGGCCGGGCCGAGGCGGCCTACTACTTGGAACGGCTCATGGACATGCTGGCCCGCGAGCTGGGCATGGACCCGGTGGAGCTCAGGAGACGGAACTTCATACCGGCGGACGCCTTCCCCCATGCCACCCCTACGGGGCATGTGCTGGACAGCGCCAGCAGCGAGGAGTCCCTGGCGCGGGCGCTGGAGTTGCTGGATTACGGCCGCCTGCGGGCGCAGCAGGAGAAATGGCGGCGACAGGGACGCTACGTCGGAGTGGGCATCGCCACCTACCTGTGGCGGGCCGGTTTCCCCTCGGTGGCCATCCCGCCGGGGCTGGACCTCATAAAGGGCGGGTGGGAAACGGCTACCGTCCGCGTGGACCCCTCGGGCGGGGTCACGGTCCTGACGGGGGTATCGCCCCATGGCCAGGGCCTCGAGACCACCCTCGCCCAGATAGCGGCCGATGTGCTCGGAGTCTCGCCGGCGGACGTGCGCGTGTTGCACGGCGACACCGATCTCATCAACTACGGTATGGGCACCATGGGCAGCCGCTCCCTGACGGTGGGCGGGAGCGCGGTCCTGCTGGCGGCCCGGGCGCTGCGGGAGAAGATGGCCCAGATAGCCGCCAGGATGTTGGAAGCGGACCCGTCCGACCTGGTCTTCGAGGATGGGCGGGTCTCTGTCAGCGGCTTCGCCGAGAGAGGTGTGTCCTTCAAAGAGCTGGCTGCGCGGGCCTATCGCGGGCTGGACCTGCCACCGGGCGTGGGGCCGGGGCTGGAGGCCACCGCATACTTCGACCCGCCCAACTTCTCGTCGCCCAACGGCACTCATGTATGCGTGGCGGAGGTGGACCCCGAGACGGGCAGAGTGAGGATCCTGCGCTACATCGCGGTGGACGACTGCGGCCGCGTCGTCAACCCCATGGTGGTGGAGGGGCAGTTGCATGGAGGAGTAGCCCAGGGCATCGGTCAGGCCCTCCTGGAGTCCGCGCAGTACGATGACGACGGGCAGGTGCTGTCGTCCTCCTTCATGGGCTATCCCCTGCCCCGGGCCCGCGACGTCCCGCCCGTGGAGGTCCACCTGCTGGAGGGGCAGACGGCCATCAATCCCCTCGGCGCCCGGGGCGTGGGCGAAGGGGGGGCGGTGGCCGCTCCGCCGGCCCTAGTGAACGCAGTGGTGGACGCCCTGGCCCCGCTGGGTGTGAGGCATATAGATATGCCCCTCCTGCCGGAGAAGGTGCTCCAGGCCATTCGGGATGCGGGCCAGCGGTAG
- a CDS encoding enoyl-CoA hydratase-related protein, whose translation MGWTEWSRVGGFDPDFEEIIYEKKYLEELGAGVARISVNRPDRYNAMTMKTVDEMFRAFYDASHDPKIGVVVLTGVGPHFGTGGDVEWEQWGLREAFYFRYPVNRLVRLCRKPVIAAVRGYCIGGANHLAYCCDFTIASDTAIFGQAGPRVGSPADGYFVPYLVRVVGAKRAREMWMLCRRYTALEALEMGLVNRVVPDHLLEEEVDRWCEDLLQLSPGCLEILKATFDQELDMLPQLGIISHMMYPDWFDSPEGREGARSFLERRRPRFWDVRLREAEARRELWQQMSAQDDGRDETE comes from the coding sequence ATGGGCTGGACAGAATGGTCCCGCGTCGGCGGCTTCGATCCCGACTTCGAGGAGATCATCTACGAGAAGAAGTATCTGGAGGAGCTGGGTGCAGGGGTGGCCAGGATCTCCGTCAACCGTCCCGACCGCTACAACGCTATGACCATGAAGACGGTCGACGAGATGTTCCGGGCCTTTTACGACGCCAGCCACGACCCCAAGATCGGGGTCGTCGTGCTGACGGGGGTCGGCCCCCACTTCGGCACCGGTGGCGATGTCGAGTGGGAGCAATGGGGACTGCGAGAGGCCTTCTATTTTCGCTACCCCGTCAACCGCCTGGTGCGTCTGTGTCGTAAGCCGGTGATAGCCGCTGTGAGGGGCTACTGCATCGGTGGGGCCAACCACCTGGCCTACTGCTGCGACTTCACCATCGCCTCCGATACGGCCATATTCGGGCAGGCGGGGCCGAGGGTAGGCAGCCCCGCCGATGGCTACTTCGTGCCCTACCTCGTTCGGGTGGTGGGGGCCAAAAGGGCGCGCGAGATGTGGATGCTCTGCCGCCGCTACACGGCCCTGGAGGCGCTGGAGATGGGCCTGGTGAACAGGGTCGTGCCCGACCACCTGCTGGAGGAGGAGGTCGACAGGTGGTGCGAGGACCTGCTGCAGCTCAGCCCGGGCTGCCTGGAGATACTGAAGGCCACCTTCGACCAGGAGCTGGACATGCTGCCCCAGCTGGGAATCATATCTCACATGATGTACCCCGACTGGTTCGATTCGCCCGAGGGGCGCGAAGGGGCGCGGTCCTTCCTGGAGCGACGCCGCCCCCGCTTCTGGGACGTGCGGCTCAGGGAGGCAGAGGCCCGACGGGAGCTGTGGCAGCAGATGTCCGCGCAGGACGACGGGCGGGACGAGACGGAGTAG
- a CDS encoding DinB family protein, with protein MTLVEFLRESLEQMHGQYDEMLRDLTPEQLHWTASDRSIHIAFAAWHAVRTEDNIINFVLRRQSTVWLEGGYDQKWGLDRIHQGTGWTLEQARALRLPSAQEFLEYARRVWQSTDEFLRGIDDDYLEQTVTIRPLGEMKVRRAIGTVCLTHCCTHLGEIQHLRGLQGLRGALA; from the coding sequence ATGACGCTGGTCGAGTTTTTGCGCGAGTCTCTGGAGCAGATGCATGGCCAGTACGACGAGATGCTTCGCGACCTGACGCCCGAGCAGTTGCACTGGACGGCCAGCGACCGGAGCATCCACATCGCCTTTGCTGCCTGGCACGCCGTCCGCACCGAGGACAACATCATCAACTTCGTCCTGCGCCGCCAGTCCACCGTCTGGCTGGAGGGCGGCTACGACCAGAAGTGGGGCCTCGACCGGATTCACCAGGGCACGGGCTGGACCCTGGAGCAGGCTCGGGCTCTGCGCCTGCCTTCGGCGCAGGAATTCCTGGAGTACGCTCGCAGGGTCTGGCAGTCCACCGATGAGTTCCTGCGGGGCATCGACGACGACTATCTGGAGCAGACAGTGACCATCCGTCCCCTGGGCGAGATGAAGGTGCGGCGGGCCATTGGTACCGTCTGTCTCACCCACTGCTGCACCCATCTGGGGGAGATCCAGCACCTGCGGGGCCTGCAGGGCCTGCGGGGCGCCCTGGCCTGA
- the phoU gene encoding phosphate signaling complex protein PhoU, with product MTRTLLQQELTEVQEEMMVMAEMVASAIERSIRALKERDVELARQIIADDLKVNDKRYAIEERCLEIIATQQPMASDLRTIISVLYIIVDLERMGDHAEGIAKLAILLADEPPLKPYIDIPRMAQVAIAMLRDAVEAFRRRDPQMARQVSDRDDEVDALYDQVYRELLTFMLQDPRTIQRATWLTWVAHNLERIADRATNICERVVYLVEGRIQEMNVSKY from the coding sequence ATGACCAGGACGCTACTGCAACAAGAGCTGACGGAAGTCCAGGAAGAGATGATGGTGATGGCCGAAATGGTGGCCAGCGCCATCGAGCGCTCCATCCGTGCCCTCAAGGAGCGGGACGTGGAGCTGGCGCGCCAGATCATCGCCGACGACCTGAAGGTGAACGACAAGCGCTACGCCATCGAGGAGCGCTGCCTGGAGATCATCGCCACCCAGCAGCCCATGGCCAGCGACCTGCGCACCATCATCTCGGTGCTTTACATAATCGTGGACCTGGAGCGGATGGGCGACCATGCCGAGGGGATCGCCAAGCTAGCCATCCTGCTGGCTGACGAGCCTCCCCTGAAGCCCTACATAGACATACCTCGCATGGCCCAGGTGGCCATCGCCATGCTGCGGGATGCAGTGGAGGCCTTCCGCCGCCGCGACCCCCAGATGGCGCGACAGGTCTCCGACCGCGACGACGAGGTGGACGCCCTCTACGACCAGGTCTACCGCGAGCTGCTGACCTTCATGTTGCAGGACCCGCGCACCATCCAGCGGGCCACGTGGCTCACCTGGGTAGCCCACAACCTGGAGCGCATCGCCGACCGGGCCACCAACATCTGCGAGCGGGTGGTCTACCTAGTGGAGGGGCGCATCCAGGAGATGAACGTCTCCAAGTATTAG
- the pstB gene encoding phosphate ABC transporter ATP-binding protein PstB, whose protein sequence is MPVPRVEREALRPPSQEEAVIEVRGLSAWYGSFRAVKDVDLIVPRRRITAIIGPSGSGKSTFIRCLNRMHELVPGARVEGQVLFEGQDIYAPGVDAVEVRSRIGMVFQKPNPFPKSVFENVAFGLRINGYSGNLREAVERSLRAAALWDEVKDKLGQNALRLSGGQQQRLCIARAIAVEPEVVLMDEPCSALDPIATLKIEDLMRELSQRYTIVIVTHNMQQAARVSDYTAVLMMDEDRAGYLVEFGPTREVFTNPKDPRTEAYITGRIG, encoded by the coding sequence GTGCCGGTGCCTCGGGTGGAGCGGGAGGCGCTCAGGCCGCCCAGCCAGGAAGAGGCGGTTATCGAGGTGCGGGGCCTCAGCGCCTGGTATGGTTCCTTCCGGGCTGTCAAGGACGTAGACCTGATAGTGCCGAGGCGGCGTATCACCGCCATCATCGGCCCCTCGGGATCGGGCAAGAGCACCTTCATCCGCTGCCTGAACCGCATGCACGAGCTGGTGCCCGGCGCAAGGGTGGAGGGGCAGGTCCTATTCGAAGGCCAGGACATCTACGCTCCGGGCGTGGACGCGGTAGAGGTGAGAAGCCGGATCGGCATGGTCTTCCAGAAGCCTAACCCCTTCCCCAAGTCGGTGTTTGAGAACGTGGCCTTCGGCCTGCGCATCAACGGTTACAGCGGCAACCTGCGCGAGGCGGTGGAGCGGAGCCTGCGGGCCGCGGCCCTGTGGGACGAGGTGAAGGACAAGCTGGGCCAGAACGCCCTGCGCCTCTCGGGGGGCCAGCAGCAGCGGCTGTGCATCGCCAGGGCCATCGCTGTGGAGCCAGAGGTGGTGCTGATGGACGAGCCCTGCTCGGCCCTGGACCCTATCGCCACCCTCAAGATCGAGGACCTGATGCGGGAGCTGTCCCAGCGCTACACCATCGTCATCGTCACCCACAACATGCAGCAGGCGGCCCGCGTATCGGACTACACGGCGGTGCTGATGATGGACGAGGACCGGGCCGGTTACCTGGTGGAGTTCGGCCCGACCCGGGAAGTGTTCACCAACCCCAAAGACCCCCGCACCGAGGCCTATATTACCGGCCGCATCGGCTAG
- the pstA gene encoding phosphate ABC transporter permease PstA encodes MLLRLAAAAGIAALVLLLVVVARDGLDRLSWDFITSYPSRIATRAGIRSALLGSLWVVGLTGLLAVPVGIGAAIYLEEFAPRNWLTRLIETNINNLAGVPSIVYGLLGLALFVRAMDLGRTVLAGALTLSLVVLPIVIVSAREGLRAVPYSIREASLALGATPWQTVWHQVLPAALGPMMTGVILALSRAIGETAPLITVGALLFVPFDPRGPMDSFTVLPIQIFDWISRPQPAFHQAAAAGIIVLLAVLLGMNAVAIALRYWSERRRQW; translated from the coding sequence ATGCTGTTGCGACTGGCGGCGGCGGCCGGCATAGCCGCTCTCGTCCTGCTGCTGGTAGTGGTGGCGCGGGATGGCCTGGACAGGCTGTCGTGGGACTTCATCACCAGCTATCCGTCGCGTATCGCCACGCGAGCGGGCATCCGCTCGGCCCTGCTGGGCTCCCTCTGGGTGGTGGGTTTGACCGGCCTCCTGGCGGTGCCGGTGGGCATCGGGGCGGCCATCTACCTGGAGGAGTTCGCCCCGCGCAACTGGCTGACCCGCCTTATCGAGACCAACATCAACAATCTGGCTGGCGTGCCGTCCATCGTCTACGGGTTGCTGGGGCTGGCCCTGTTCGTGCGGGCCATGGACCTGGGGCGGACGGTGCTGGCGGGCGCCCTCACCCTGTCGCTGGTAGTGCTGCCCATCGTCATCGTATCGGCACGCGAGGGGCTGCGGGCGGTGCCCTACAGCATACGCGAGGCGTCGCTGGCGCTGGGAGCGACGCCCTGGCAGACAGTGTGGCACCAGGTGCTGCCGGCGGCCCTCGGCCCCATGATGACGGGGGTTATTCTGGCCCTGTCGCGGGCCATCGGCGAAACGGCCCCCCTCATCACGGTGGGGGCGCTGCTGTTCGTGCCCTTCGACCCTCGCGGGCCCATGGACTCCTTCACCGTGCTGCCCATCCAGATCTTCGACTGGATATCTAGGCCACAGCCCGCCTTCCATCAGGCGGCGGCGGCTGGCATCATCGTCTTGCTGGCGGTGCTGCTGGGGATGAACGCCGTGGCCATCGCCCTGCGCTACTGGTCGGAAAGGAGGCGCCAGTGGTGA